The genomic interval TTGGGGGTGGCCGGTGCAGCAGCTGAACCTACGACTCCAGCGCGGGCTTCAGCCACCCGGTCACGCGGTGAGCCTGGCGTCGGTATACCGCCGCCCTCAGCTGCATCGCCCCAAGCAGACCTCGGGCGCGGTCAGCCTCAGCGCTTTGATTGCGCCACCCTTCATATTAGCGCCGCCAACTGGTCCGCGGAGAACTCCAGGATCGCCGCCGGCGTCTGGTTGAAGTCGCTATAGCGGAGCCAAGTCGGCTTGACACGCACATGGATCAGGCCTGGCCAAGCCAGTCGCTCACGGCCGTCCGGGTAAACCTCAAAATACAGCTGCCGGATGCGCTCTAGGTCCGCTCCCCTCGGTTCGTCTGCTACGCCCTCGTACTGAACCGTTTGCTCCTCCCCGGGCGTCCAGCCACCGAGGACCAGCGCGATGCGCGGATTGCGCCGCAGGTTCTGAGCCTTGCGGCTGGTTTGCAGCGTATCGAAGACCACTTCAAAGGTGTCCCCGATCGCAATGCCCACGATCGCGGCCTGCGGTGCGCCGCTCGCGGTTACCGAGGTCTGCACGGCCACGCGATGCCGCCGCAGCAACGCTAACAGCTCCACCCTGTTCATCTACTCCTCTATTCTTCATCTGCCACCCACTGGGCTTCGCGACGGATGTCAAACTACGGTCATCAATCTGGCCCGAAACGACCTCGGGCCGAGCATCGTCACTTGTCCTGGACGGCGAGGAACGGCGCGGCCTTCGTCTTCCGAACCGTTTTCAGCTTCGTTCGGCTAGCGATGTAGAGGCGTTGGCACACTGTCGGTCGCGTTTAGGTCCGTAGCGGCAGGGTTGAGCGGCGAGACTGCTACGCTTTGGCCGGCTTCGTCCGCCCAACCCTTAGTTAGCCGGCTTCTAACGCACCATCGAACACGTCCACCGTACCGCTCTCAAGAGAGTATTCTGCGCCCACGACGAGCAAGCCATCTTGTTCGATCAGCCGCTCGAGAGTCTCGGAACCATGCCGCAGCTGATTCGCCGAGGCGCGGACGTTGGCGCGGACGGCCTCCCGCGCGAGAGTGTCGAGGTCCCGCGCGAATGGTGTCGCCAAGAGGCCCTCCACGGACGGGCGAATGCGGTCGACAATGGAGCGCAGATTCCTCGATTGACCTTCGTTGGGCCGCCGGAGCTCTTCCAGGGTGGCGAGAACGGCGCCACACTGGGAATGGCCGAGGACTACGACCAACCTCGTGCCGAACCGCTCCGCAGCAAACTCCACACTGCCGATCTGTGAGGGAGCAACGATGTTCCCGGCAACGCGGATGACGAACAGGTCTCCCAGGCCTTGGTCGAACACGAGTTCTGCGGGGACGCGCGAATCGGAACATCCAAGGACGATCGCAAACGGCTGCTGGCCCGTCAGCAATTCGAGGCGCCGAGTGCGACTGGACAGACCGTCCACGCTCCCCGTGCAAGAGGCAAACCGGGTGTTTCCTTCCATCAGGCGCCCCAGTGCTTCGAGTGCCGCGGCCTTCAAGTTCGATCACCCCCGTTGCCCCGAGTAACCCCCCGATGTCACCTGCCGGGGCCACGGGTCCTTTGGTCAGTGCATCTCGTCGCTAACCGGCACCACACGCCCTTGCCCTCCTTGAGTCCGTGGCGGGAGGGGGAGGGGTCCATTCCGGACCCCAGAGAGGGACCCAATTGGACCCGACTCGTCAGCTCTACGGCGATAACTCTTGAGATTGGTGGGCGCTGTAGGATTCGAACCTACGACTTCCACCGTGTGAAGGTGGCACTCTACCGCTGAGTTAAGCGCCCATCTGCGTAGGGCAGCATAGACCCGGGCCGGACGGGAAATCAAGGGGCCGGCGCCAGAGCGGGAATCGCAACCGCCTTTCAGTGGTGGCGGCAGCGTTCCATGGGCTCGGTGCCCGCGATGAAAGCTTCTGACACCACCGTGGGACAGTACGGCGTGGCCAAGAGCCCCGTGTCCTTGTCGATGTCCACGAAGACCACGTTCTCCGAAGGCACCGGGAAGGGGCGAGGTTTGGTCCCGGCCAGGGCCCCCTTCATGAAATCCACCCAGATGGGTAGGGCGGCGCGAGCGCCGGAGAGGCCGATGGGGGTGTTGTCGTCGAAGCCCACCCAGACCACGCAGAGCAGGTCGGGCGTGTAGCCGGCAAACCAGGCGTCACGGAGGTCGTTGGTGGTGCCGGTCTTGCCCGCGGCGTCCGCGCTGAAGCCCCAAGCCCGGGCAGCGGCGGCCGTTCCCTCGTTCAGCACGGCGCGCAGCATGTTCGTCACCAGGAAGGCCGACTCCTCGTGCACCACGCGCTGCGGCGGGGGCGGCCGGTGCTGCTCTAGGGTGCGGTTCTTCTCGTCCGTCACCCGGAGCACGGTCACGGGCTCGACCTTCAGGCCGCCGTTGGCGAGGATGTTGTAGGCGGTGGCCATCTCATAAGGGGTGGCCTCGAACGAGCCCAGGGCCACCGCCGGGTAAGGCTTGATGGGGGCGCCGATGCCCAGCTTGTTCGACCAGAGATCCGCGACCCGCCCGTAGCCCACCATCTCCGCCACCTTCACCGTAGCCACATTAAGGCTCTTAGCGAGCGCCTTTCGGAGCGTGACGTTGCCGAAGTACTTATCCTCGTAGTTCTGGGGGATGTACTCCTTGTCCTCGAAGAAGAAAACCTGGGGCGCGTCCTCGACCACCGTGGCCGGGGTGATGGGGGGCAAGGCGGGATCCTCGAACGTGGCCTCGAAGGCGGTCAGGTACACGAATGGCTTGAACGTGCTGCCCGGCTGGCGGCGGGCCTGGATCACACGGTTGTACTGGCTGGCGCCATAAGAGCGCCCGCCGACGAGGGCCACCACGTGGCCGCTGGCGGGCTCGAGCGCGATCAGGCAGCCCTGAACGGGTCCGTGGTTCTTGGCCTTGACCAGTTTCTGGACGGCTTGGAGGCCGTTCTCGAGCGCATCCTGGCCCACCGCCTGGAGCTGCAGGTCCAGGGTGGTGAGGATGGAGAGGTTCTGGGTGGTCAGGTCCTTGGCGTCGTAGCGCTGGGCTATCTGGGAGCGCACGAGGTCCACGAAGTAGGGGGCCTCCGTGCTGTCAAAGGCCGTGGACTCGACCTTGAGGGTCTGGGCGAGGGCCTCCTCCATCTTGGCGGCGTCGATGAAGCCCGCCTCATTCATGGCCCGGATGACCTGGTTGCGGCGCTCGCCGGCCCGCTGGGGATGCCGATAGGGGTTGTAGGGGTTGGGGGACTGGATCATCCCCGCGATCAGCGCCGCCTCTGGGAGGGTGAGGTTCGCCACGTCCTTGTGGAAGTACATCCGGGCCGCCTCTCCCACGCCGTTGATGCTGAAAGATCCCGCCTGGCCCAGATAGACCTCGTTCAAGTAGAGCTCCAGGATGTCCTTCTTCTCCGCCCGCCGCTCGAGCACAAAGGCGAGGATGGCCTCCTGCACCTTGCGGCGCACGGTCCTTTCGGGGGTGAGGAAGAAGTTCTTGCAGAGCTGCTGGGTGATGGTGCTGCCCCCCTGGATGTAGCTCTCCGCCCGCACGTTTCGGAGGGCGGCGCCCACGATGCGAAAAGGGTCCAGGCCGGGGTGGCTGAAGAACCGGCGGTCCTCGATGGCGAGCACGGCCTTGATCAGGGGATCGGGCAGCTCTTCGTAGCGTACGAGCCGGCGCTTCTCCCGGCTCTCGTCGAAGAGATAGGTGATGAGCTCGGGCTCCAGTCCCTGCTCCGGATAACGCTTCTTCGTGCCCAGGCCTTTCATGTCCTTCAACCGGTCTTTCTCGAAGGCCACGATCAAGGGCTCGCGGGCCGCCCCCGGGATGGGGCGGGGATTGAAGGTGACGGTTTTCTCCCCCGCCACGAACTCCCCGGGGCCGGGTGCCCCCCCCGCCTTCTGCTCGTACTTGAGGCCGTTCAGGGACTTGACCAGCCCGCGCGCAGAGAGGGGCAGGCCCTCGCGAAGGACGAGGGGGCGCGCGTAGAGGCGGGAGGGCACCATCCAGCGTTCGCCCCGGAGCCGACGCTCCACGAGCACGCTGAAGCGCAAGTAGTAGTAAATGAGGGTGGAGCAGCCCACCACCACCGGCAAGGTGACCAAGGAGAGGAGGATCAGGACCAGCCGCAGCCGCTGAGGGGAGTAGACGTTCCGTGTGGGGTCGGTCATGAAGGGGCCGCGGTCCCAGTATATGACGGGAGGGTCGCGACCCGGGTGCCGCGCCCGCTACCGGCGGCGGACGGCTAGGAACACGATACCGCCGCTCTCCTCCGCGAAGGTGCGACGGTCGGCGATCTGGTCCTCGGGCAGGGAAGAGCTGAGAGCGAACATGTCGCTTGCGTTACGGTGGTTCAGATGCCAGTCCATGAAGGCTTCCATGTAACCGACGTCCTTGATTCCGTGCACGAAATTCGTCACCAGCAGGAGGCCCCCCGGGCGCGTGGTCTTGAACAGGGCCTCCGTCAACCGGGTGGCCATGAGCCGGTGCAGGTGGTCGTAGGGACCGGCGGCGTAAACGAGGTCGAAGGTTCCCAGCCGATCCGCGCTCTCGATCAGCTCGTTGACCGTGCTCTCCGCCGTCTCCACTCCCAAAGGCCCGAACTTCTCCCGCACCACACGCAAGCTGTCCGGGTCGCGGTCCACAGCCAGGAACCGGTCCACCCGTCGTTGCTTGACCGCAGAAGAGAGCTCGGCCTCCCGCAGATGGCCGCAGCCCAGGGTCATGATGCGAGAGGCGGAGATGGAGTCCGAGACCTGGTCGATCATGGTGGCCAGGATTTCCCTGCGGCGGCGGAGGGCACGGGCGGCGGGAGCGTTGCTCGTATAGTGGTAAATCTGCCGTCCCAGCGGGGTGGCATCGTCCACGTAAACGTTGACCCCCTCCGCGCCGTAAAAGAGGTCGAGAAGCACGGCGTCCCCCGGATATCCGCGGGGCTTGAAGAAAGCCCTCTCCGTGAGTGGGTCCTGGTGGACCAGGAAGCGAACGGGGTGGCCCACGCACTCGGTGCGGCAGAAGGCTTCCCAGGCCCGCGCGGGCGAGCTCTGCCGGAGGGCCCTGAGCCCGACCACCAGGCGGTCCATCCCGTCATCGACCGAATCTCCGCGCTCGATCTGCTCGTAAGCCTGATCGAGAAGGGCGCGTCCCCCGGCCAGGGCCGTCTCCATGCGCGGGGTCCTTTCTAGTCCCCGGCCATTCTATTCCCGCTTTCCGCGGCCCGAGCCACGAAAATCGCGGCCCGCCGGGCACGCCTGCCGCCGGGCGCAGTCAACCGTCTGCAAGGGGTCGACTTAGTCTGGCTCCGACGGGAAAGAAGGTCGGTCCGGGGAGTGGCTCTCCGGTTATCGCTTATTGGATAAGCCCGAGGAATCGCTGGTGGGCGTGTCCACGACTTCCAACCGCACCCGCCCCGTGCCGGGGCCGATGAGGCCGATCCGCCGGGCCGCTCCTCTCGAGACGTCGACTAGCCGCCCCTTGTGGTTGGCGAAGCGGTCGTTGACCCTCACCACCACGCTCCGGCCGGTGGAGAGCAGAGTGACCCTGACCCGGGTTCCGAAGGCCCAGTCGGAGTGGGCGACGGTCAGATCGTCCTGGTCGAAGACCTCACCGCTGGAGGTCCGCCGGCCGTGGTAGCCGGGTCCGTACCATGAGGCCGTGCCTTCGACCACCGTTCCCACGGGCGGCGTGACCGCCGTTCGCCGGGGGCTTAGGGGGGGTCGGTGATCCCCGCAGGCCGCGAGGACCAAGACCGTGACCAGGGGCAGCGCCGCCCGGCACGCCCTCACGAGATGGTGTGCACGCGCAACATGTTCGTGGCGCCCGCGCTGTGGCTCTGGCCGGCCAGCATGAGGATCGTGTCCCCCGCGGCCGCGAGACCCCGGCGCTTGAGCAACGCCTCGCCCTTCACGATCATCTCGTCCGTGGTGGCTGCGAACTCCGACTTGACGGGCACCACCCCCCACCAGAGGGCGAGGCGGCGGTAGGTCTCCTCGTGGTAGGTGATGGCGGCGATGGGCGGTCGCGGACGGAACGACGAGAGCAGGCGGGCGGTGGAACCCGACTCCGTGAAGGCCACCACGAGCTTGCACGCCAGCTCCTCCGCCACCGTGGAAGCCACGCGGGCCAGGCTCCGGGCCACGAGCGAGCCCGGGCCGCCGCCGCTCATGCGGGCCGGGCTCCCGAAGATGTAGTGCTCCTCGGTGTAGCGCGCGATGCGGGCCATGGTCTCCACGGTCTCCACCGGGTAGCGTCCGGAGGCGGTCTCCGCGGAGAGCATGATCCCGTCCGTGCCGTCCAGGATGGCGTTGGCCACGTCGGAAGCCTCGGCTCGGGTCGGCCGCGGGTTTTCGACCATGCTCTCCAGCATCTGGGTGGCGGTGATGACGACCTTGCCCGCGCCGTTGGCCATCTGGATGATCCGTTTCTGCAGGGTGGGCACCTCCTCCGTGGAGAGTTCCACCCCCAGATCGCCCCGGGCCACCATCACACCGTCCGTGGCCTCGAGGATCGAGGGCAGGTTGTCCACGGCCTCCCGCTTCTCGATCTTGGAGATCACCGGCATCGAACCCCCGTGCGAGCGGATGAGGGCTTTCGCCTCCTCGACGTCCGCGGCCTGGCGGACGAAGGAGAGGGCCACGTAGTCCACGCGGTGCTCCACGCCGAAGGCAAGATCGCGGCGATCCTTCTCCGTGAGGGCGGGGCTGGAGAGCTTGACCCCCGGCAGGTTCATTCCCTTGTGGGCCTTCAAGAGCCCGCCGTGAACGACCTCGCACTCCACGCTCTCGCCCCCGGTCTTCAAGACCTTGAGCTCGAGATTGCCATCGTCGAGGAGGATCTTGTCGCCCGGCGAGACGTCGTGGGGGAGGGGCTCGTAAGTGGTGGAGATCCTCTCCTTCGTGCCCTCCACTCTCTCATCGGTGGTGATGACCAGGCGCGCGCCCTCCCGCAGCTCGACCGCCTCGCCCCCCTTGACGTTGCCGATGCGTATCTTGGGCCCTGCGAGGTCCTGAAGGATCGCCACGGGCTGACCCAGACGGGCCCCGATCTCCCGCACCGCGTTCAGAACCTGGAGGTGCTGCTCCGGCTCGCCGTGGGAGAAGTTCAGCCGAACCACGTTGACGCCCGCCCGGACGAGGCGCTCGAGCACCTGGGGGTCGCGG from Vicinamibacteria bacterium carries:
- a CDS encoding pyridoxamine 5'-phosphate oxidase family protein — its product is MNRVELLALLRRHRVAVQTSVTASGAPQAAIVGIAIGDTFEVVFDTLQTSRKAQNLRRNPRIALVLGGWTPGEEQTVQYEGVADEPRGADLERIRQLYFEVYPDGRERLAWPGLIHVRVKPTWLRYSDFNQTPAAILEFSADQLAALI
- a CDS encoding carbonic anhydrase produces the protein MEGNTRFASCTGSVDGLSSRTRRLELLTGQQPFAIVLGCSDSRVPAELVFDQGLGDLFVIRVAGNIVAPSQIGSVEFAAERFGTRLVVVLGHSQCGAVLATLEELRRPNEGQSRNLRSIVDRIRPSVEGLLATPFARDLDTLAREAVRANVRASANQLRHGSETLERLIEQDGLLVVGAEYSLESGTVDVFDGALEAG
- a CDS encoding PBP1A family penicillin-binding protein, with protein sequence MTDPTRNVYSPQRLRLVLILLSLVTLPVVVGCSTLIYYYLRFSVLVERRLRGERWMVPSRLYARPLVLREGLPLSARGLVKSLNGLKYEQKAGGAPGPGEFVAGEKTVTFNPRPIPGAAREPLIVAFEKDRLKDMKGLGTKKRYPEQGLEPELITYLFDESREKRRLVRYEELPDPLIKAVLAIEDRRFFSHPGLDPFRIVGAALRNVRAESYIQGGSTITQQLCKNFFLTPERTVRRKVQEAILAFVLERRAEKKDILELYLNEVYLGQAGSFSINGVGEAARMYFHKDVANLTLPEAALIAGMIQSPNPYNPYRHPQRAGERRNQVIRAMNEAGFIDAAKMEEALAQTLKVESTAFDSTEAPYFVDLVRSQIAQRYDAKDLTTQNLSILTTLDLQLQAVGQDALENGLQAVQKLVKAKNHGPVQGCLIALEPASGHVVALVGGRSYGASQYNRVIQARRQPGSTFKPFVYLTAFEATFEDPALPPITPATVVEDAPQVFFFEDKEYIPQNYEDKYFGNVTLRKALAKSLNVATVKVAEMVGYGRVADLWSNKLGIGAPIKPYPAVALGSFEATPYEMATAYNILANGGLKVEPVTVLRVTDEKNRTLEQHRPPPPQRVVHEESAFLVTNMLRAVLNEGTAAAARAWGFSADAAGKTGTTNDLRDAWFAGYTPDLLCVVWVGFDDNTPIGLSGARAALPIWVDFMKGALAGTKPRPFPVPSENVVFVDIDKDTGLLATPYCPTVVSEAFIAGTEPMERCRHH
- a CDS encoding class I SAM-dependent methyltransferase — encoded protein: METALAGGRALLDQAYEQIERGDSVDDGMDRLVVGLRALRQSSPARAWEAFCRTECVGHPVRFLVHQDPLTERAFFKPRGYPGDAVLLDLFYGAEGVNVYVDDATPLGRQIYHYTSNAPAARALRRRREILATMIDQVSDSISASRIMTLGCGHLREAELSSAVKQRRVDRFLAVDRDPDSLRVVREKFGPLGVETAESTVNELIESADRLGTFDLVYAAGPYDHLHRLMATRLTEALFKTTRPGGLLLVTNFVHGIKDVGYMEAFMDWHLNHRNASDMFALSSSLPEDQIADRRTFAEESGGIVFLAVRRR
- a CDS encoding septal ring lytic transglycosylase RlpA family protein, which produces MRACRAALPLVTVLVLAACGDHRPPLSPRRTAVTPPVGTVVEGTASWYGPGYHGRRTSSGEVFDQDDLTVAHSDWAFGTRVRVTLLSTGRSVVVRVNDRFANHKGRLVDVSRGAARRIGLIGPGTGRVRLEVVDTPTSDSSGLSNKR
- the pyk gene encoding pyruvate kinase yields the protein MQRTKIVATIGPASRDPQVLERLVRAGVNVVRLNFSHGEPEQHLQVLNAVREIGARLGQPVAILQDLAGPKIRIGNVKGGEAVELREGARLVITTDERVEGTKERISTTYEPLPHDVSPGDKILLDDGNLELKVLKTGGESVECEVVHGGLLKAHKGMNLPGVKLSSPALTEKDRRDLAFGVEHRVDYVALSFVRQAADVEEAKALIRSHGGSMPVISKIEKREAVDNLPSILEATDGVMVARGDLGVELSTEEVPTLQKRIIQMANGAGKVVITATQMLESMVENPRPTRAEASDVANAILDGTDGIMLSAETASGRYPVETVETMARIARYTEEHYIFGSPARMSGGGPGSLVARSLARVASTVAEELACKLVVAFTESGSTARLLSSFRPRPPIAAITYHEETYRRLALWWGVVPVKSEFAATTDEMIVKGEALLKRRGLAAAGDTILMLAGQSHSAGATNMLRVHTIS